In the Thermococcus sp. MAR1 genome, one interval contains:
- a CDS encoding cell wall-binding repeat-containing protein — protein MKVTKLLSILAAFLILGGAFLIPEVQAEGMVILVSDNPADYAGAKVLSLAAGGTIVTTPWGRFDENLLGKVLSARPGEVVVVGGPLAVPANYSEVLEAKGIKVTRIAGKDRAETSEMLLNWIIDSGYKPKGDVYLVDGWDEGAILYILEEEDEPIIMALPHHDLVNAIHEKSGLTSKMASASTCCRSVYLYGPTLVDKDNGNSTPCPDCIPMEIDEKKALSMSLNRLVTLSRGIPDETLRREVIERASLGKELISGGELQRAREVLMEGFEIAYSAIARDKPGPAGTSSGSTD, from the coding sequence ATGAAGGTGACAAAGCTTCTTTCAATTCTCGCCGCTTTTCTGATTCTTGGCGGCGCTTTTTTGATCCCCGAAGTTCAGGCCGAGGGAATGGTGATCCTGGTAAGCGACAACCCTGCCGATTACGCTGGGGCCAAGGTTCTCTCTTTGGCAGCAGGCGGAACCATAGTAACTACACCATGGGGACGGTTCGATGAGAACCTCCTTGGAAAGGTTCTCTCAGCCCGGCCAGGCGAGGTGGTTGTAGTAGGCGGCCCCCTCGCTGTGCCAGCGAACTACTCCGAGGTTCTTGAGGCTAAGGGAATCAAGGTCACGAGGATCGCTGGAAAGGACAGGGCAGAAACCTCCGAGATGCTCCTGAACTGGATTATTGACAGCGGCTACAAGCCGAAGGGGGACGTGTACCTCGTGGACGGATGGGACGAGGGAGCGATACTCTACATCCTCGAAGAGGAGGACGAGCCGATAATAATGGCCCTCCCCCACCACGACCTCGTCAACGCGATTCACGAGAAGTCGGGGCTAACGAGCAAGATGGCCTCTGCGAGCACCTGCTGCAGGTCGGTGTACCTCTACGGTCCGACGCTCGTTGATAAGGACAACGGAAACTCCACTCCCTGTCCCGACTGCATACCCATGGAAATCGACGAGAAAAAAGCCCTCTCCATGTCCCTGAACAGGCTCGTGACGCTTTCAAGGGGCATTCCGGATGAAACTCTGAGGAGGGAGGTCATCGAGAGGGCATCGCTGGGGAAGGAACTCATATCCGGTGGGGAGCTTCAGAGGGCGAGGGAAGTCCTCATGGAGGGTTTTGAGATTGCATACTCCGCCATAGCCCGGGACAAGCCGGGACCCGCGGGAACGTCCTCTGGGAGCACCGACTGA